The following is a genomic window from Chitinophagales bacterium.
CAAACTCATAAAACAAAGTCCCTCTAGCATCAGCAAGTCCTAACTTTTTTCCAGCATAACTAAACGCTTGACACGGAAATCCACCTGTAACAACATCAACTTTATTATAATATTCTGAAAAATTATAGTCCTTTATGTCACCTTCTAAAACATTCCAATTTGGTCTGTTTTTTCTCAATGTTTGACATGCCCATTTATCAATTTCATTTAAAGCTACACATTTAAATCCAGCTTTTTCCATTCCAACTGCTAGACCTCCAGCACCTGCAAAAAGTTCTAAGACAGAGTATTCATTAAGCGGTTTTTCAAAGTTTGAAATATGTTCATTTTCAGAGTTTACGAAATCTGAAAAAAGCACTTCAACTTCTTTTCGTTTATACACTCTGTAATTACTCATAGGCTCTCTAACTGCAGTTAGCTTCCCCTCTCTATCCCAACGTCTAAGGGTTTCCTTACTTTTTCCAATTAGTTCAGATACCTCTGATAATGACAAATATTCTTTCATAACCAAGTTGTTTAACCTTACACAATGGTTACAAATTTATATAATTAATAATAAATCAAGTGAAAAAAATTGCTAGGTATTGGTCACTTAGAAAGCTAGAGCTAACTTTGTGAATTTGCAATTCTATAAAATAAAAATAAAAGGAGTCCTTTTTACTAATTCTAGTTCTTAAAAACTATGATTCTTAATGTTTTTATGGCTAGAACTCTCCTCTCTTCTCAAACCTCTTTCTTTTCGTCGCCAAACTATTCTCATCAATCAATTCTAGAAAATAAATTCCAGAAGTTAAGTATTGAACATCAATGTAAATAGAAGCTCGACCATGCATGATTATTTGTCCGTAAATGTTTGTGATGTGAAAATTTGAAAACATAGTTTCCGAACTCAATTGAATATAGTTTGAGCATGGATTGGGAAATATAGTTATTTCACTATTATTATGGGCGATAGATGCATTTGTGCTGCATATCACCTGCTTCAATCTCTTCCATATTTCGTTATTAAAATCATTGGGCACATTCGATGTCGTCCACATATTTCCCATACGAATCATGACGAGATTTTGTGAAGGAATGACATTGATAATTTGACCATTTTTTCCTAAGGCCGCAAACATTTCTGCTGGAGCATCAGGGCAGAGTTGTCCGTTGAAAACTGTTTGCAAGCTCGGTAGCATAAAACTTTCTTTGCCATTGAGCCACGTGAGATAGCCATAAGATTTATTCAAAGACTGACTGGATGTAGTCATAGATTTGAAATAGTTGGAATCCTTTAATAAATCCGTACCATTCCATACACCTTTATTCATAAGAAGCAAACCGAATCTGGCAAAACTTCGCGGTGTGCTATAATACACATTATTAAATCCTGACTTGAAGAATAAGCCAGTCATACCTGTAGTAGTTTTTATTTTGGAATTGACAAAAGTATTTAAATTCTGTCCGGTAGCTGATTCAATGACACTATCTAACAGCGTATAAGGGGCATTGTGATATGACCATCTTGTTCCAGCATCGGCTTTATATTGCAAACAAAATTTATTCGTACAATCGAAAAATGCTCCTGAATCAATCATACCCGAAGTCATTGTTAATTGATGCCAGATAGTCACCTTATCTTCTTGGGCTTGAGTCATACTCGTCCAGCCTTTGCCGAGATATTTGGAGGTCATATCTGTTAGTTTCAACTTGCCTTCTTGATTCGCAATCCCTATGCAGAACGCAGTCAAAGTCTTGCCAGCACTGGCCCAGTACCAGGCGCTATCTTTAGTGAAGGTTCCGAAGTATTTTTCTAAGACAATCTTTCCATTCTTCAATACAATAAAAGCTTTTGAATTATTGCTGTCGAGAAATGAATAGAGCGGGGTAATCTTATCCGTGCACCATCCAAGAGACTGTGGAGATATGGTATCCCATTGACTACCAATTGTAGGCGGGAAATAGGTTTGTCCCTGAATGGAAGAACTTATAAATAGTGCTATAAATATAAAGTAGAGACGAATCATAATGCTAAGATAAGTAGAATTGTAAAGCTGATTGAAGTATTTGATATTAAAATCATACGTTTGTTTAAATATAGGTTTTGATAGCTTATTTGACTATTCCAAGCCCTATGAATGAAATACTAATTTATCTAAAAACTTCTATGTTTCCCAATTATTTCTGCAAATTTGTGATGAGAAGACATTATGATAAAAAAAATAGCAATTATTGGTGCAGGTCCTGCAGGACTTACTGCAGCTTATCTTTTAGGCAAAGCCAATCAAGAAGTAACAATTTTTGAAAAAAGCTCGCAGTATGTAGGGGGAATTTCTAGAACTGAGACCTATAAAGGCTACGCATTCGATATAGGCGGTCATCGTTTTTTTTCTAAAAGTAAGGAAGTAGAAGATTTTTGGACAGAGATTTTAGGTGATGAATTGATGGAGCGTCCGCGCAGTTCGAGGATATATTACAATAATAATTTCTTTTCATACCCACTCATCGCCAAAGAGGCTTTAATGAAATTAGGGCTAATAGAGAGCGTTTGGTGTGTCTTTAGCTATCTCAAGTTTAAATTATTCCCAATAAAGCATCCAGCCAATTTTGAAGAATGGGTCACTAATCAATTTGGCAGCAGGCTCTTTCAGATTTTTTTTAGAACGTATACGGAAAAAGTGTGGGGCATCTCTTGCAAGGAAATTTCTGCAGACTGGGCCGCCCAGCGCATAAAAGGCTTATCTCTGAGTAGTGCCATCTGGAATGCTATTTTTCTATCTAAAAAAACGAATGATAATACTAAAGTTATAAAAACCTTAATTGACTCCTTTCGATATCCAAAGAGAGGTCCAGGACAATTATGGGAGACTTGTCGCGACAAGTGCTTAGATATGGGTATCAAACTAGAAATGGATACTGAAATTACGGGACTCGATTATAACAACCTAAAGTGGAATATTAAAACATTAACAGGTAATTCATTTGAAGGATTTGATTATGTCTTATCTTCGGCACCCATTCGAGAAATCATTCCTAATATAACACCGTCAATGAACACCGAAGTAATAGAAGCTGCACACAATCTTAATTACCGAGATTTTCTAGTAGTCATACTTATTTGCCAAGATGATGATGCGTTCAATGATAACTGGATATACATCCATGAACCGAATGTCAAAGTTGGTCGTATCCAAAATTTCAAAAGTTGGAGCCCATTTATGGTACCTGATTCAACGACAGCGTGCTATGGTCTAGAGTATTTTTGTTTTGAAGGGGATGGTTTGTGGAACAGTAAGGATGAGGAGTTAATAGATTTAGCTTCGAAGGAAATGATACAAATTGGTTTAGCAAGTAAGTCAGCCATTATTGACGGCTATGTAGTTCGTCAACAAAAAGCCTACCCTGTTTATGACCATGATTATAGAAATCACATAAATGTTATTCGTGCAGCACTTAATCAATTTTCGGGGATTTATCTGATAGGACGCAATGGTATGCACAAATATAACAACCAAGATCATAGCATGATGACAGCTATGCTGGCTGTCAAAAATATTCTGGCAGGGGAAGATATTTATGACCTATGGAATGTCAATGAAGATGCGGAATATCATGAAAGCGAAACCATAGGAAAATCTAAAGATGGGAATATCGTTGGGCGTTCGGTTCCGGAAAAGTTATACCAATAGCGGTTTTAAAATGGTCCAATCCATTTTAAAACCTTGCTATGGTAAATGCCGTAGCTGTATTTGTTTAGTGCAATGAGCCATGCGACATTGGACTATTACTAATACGCTTACGGTATTATATCAAGGCTAATTTTTTATTACATACAAAAAAGCGAGTGACAATAAACATCACTCGCTTTTATTACTTAGAATTATAACAAATGCTAAGCCTCTGAATTGATTCTTTTATTGACGAATATATTATCAAATTTACGGAAACCAGTACCAGCTGGAATTGGTTGACCGACGATAACATTCTCCTTCAATCCTATAAGATCGTCTCTTCTAGCCGAAATAGAAGCCATAGAAAGTACTTTCGTCGTCTCCTGGAATGAAGCCGCCGATATCCAGCTCTCTCTACCGAATGAAGTTTTTGTAATACCCTCAAGTAATGGAGAAGCAGTAGCAGCTACAGCATCTCTTACCTCTATGGTTTTCTTATCATTTCTCTTTAACAGAGAATTTTCTTCACGTTGCTGTCTGATTGTAATAATTTGACCTTTCTTATACCTCTCACTATCTCCGTTGTCTACGACTACTTTCTTATCAAAAATATTATCATTTTCTGCTAAGAAATCAAACTTATTTACAGACTCTCCTTCTAAGAAAGAAGTATCACCCGGATCATCAACTAGAACTTTAGACATCATTTGACGAACGATTGTTTCGATATGTTTATCGTTAATTTTTACCGATTGTCTTTGATATACCTCTTGAACTTCATTTACTAAGTAGGACTGCACAGCAAACACACCTTTGATTCTTAAAATATCATCTAAGGCAATATTTCCATCAGATAATGGAGTACCAGAACGCACATAATCTTGTTCTTGGACAAGGATTTGACTAGATAGTGGTACAAGATACTTTCTTGGTTCTCCTGATACTGGAGTTACTATGATTTCTCTATTACCTCTTTTTATACCTCCAAAGGTTACTACACCATCCACCTCTGCTACCTTTGCAGGATTCAATGGATTTCTAGCCTCAAATAACTCGGTAACTCGAGGTAGACCACCTGTGATATCACCAGACTTACCTACGTTTCTAGGTATTTTTGCGAGAATTGTTCCAGCCTTTATCTTTTGTTTATTATCGACATTTAAACTAGCGCCTACTGGTAAGTTATATGTCTTATTCTCTTTGCCTTTAATAATAATGGTAGGTGAAATAGCCTTATTTCTTGATTCGATAATAAATTTCTCTACATTGCCTGTTTGCTCTACGATCTCTTCTCTATAGGTTACGTTATTGACAATGCTATCATACTCGACTATACCATCTTGTTCTGAGATAATGAGGTTGTTAAATGGGTCCCAAGTACAGACTATTGTTTCCTTGCCTACTTTTTGACCATCCTTTATATCCAATATGGCACCGTAAGGTATGTAAGCACTTTGCAGGACTTTATCTTCTGCACTATTCATCAATCTCATCTCACCTGTACGTCCAATGACGACATTCTTTTTCTCACCGCTGACTTCTGACTCGATAAAACGAACACTATCTAAACGAATGATACCTTCGTGTCTTGTTTTAATTTCATTGACGGTATTAGATAGAGAGGCGATACCCCCTGTGTGGAAGGTACGTAGAGTCAACTGTGTACCTGGTTCCCCGATGGACTGGGCAGCGATCACACCGACGGCGTCTCCTATCTCACTCATTCTATTCGTAGCTAAATTTCTACCATAACATCTGACACAAACTCCATGAGATGATTCACATGTAAGGACGGAACGAATTTCTATACTTTCAATCTCTGCTGCTTCTATCTTATCCGCTATAGCCTTTGTGATTTCTTGTCCTGCATTAACCAATAATTCATCTGTCTCTGGATGGAATACATTGTGTAAAGAAGTTCTACCTACGATTCTTTCGCCCAATGGTTCAACCACAACACCTTCTTTCATAAGGGCTGTCGTCTCTATACCCCTCAAGGTACCACAATCTTCTTCATAAATAACAACAGACTGAGCTACATCGACTAATCTTCTTGTCAAATATCCAGCATCCGCAGTTTTCAAAGCCGTATCCGCAAGACCTTTTCTAGCACCATGCGTAGAGATAAAGTATTCCCAAGCTGAAAGTCCTTCTTTCAATGAAGATAAAATCGGGTTTTCTACAACGTCCTGCTCACCAGTCACACCTGATTTCTTAGGCTTGTTCATTAGACCCCGTACACCACCCAGCTGCTTGATCTGAGCACGAGAACCTCTCGCACCGGAGTCCAGCATCATATAGATAGAGTTAAATCCTCCTTTATCTTTCTTTAATCTATTCATAAGATCCATGGTGATATTTCTATCCATTTTCTCCCATGTATCTACAACCTGATTGTATCTTTCTCTTTCTGTAATATGACCTTCGTTATGAAGTCCGTTGATTTCTGAAACTTGTTCCTTAGCAATGTCTACTTGTTTCTTCTTAATCTCCGGAGTCAATACATCCTCTAAGTTGAATGATAATCCACCTTTAAAGGCCATTGTAAATCCGAGATTTTTGATATCATCCAAAAACATGGCTGTGCGCTTAACACTTGTTTTTTCAATAATATTCGAAATGATATCTTTTAACGCTTTCTTAGAAAGTAACTGATTGATAAATCCGACTTCTTCTGGAACGTACTGATTTGCAAGTACACGCCCTACTGAAGTTTCAATCAACTTCATTTTCATTTCCCCGTTCTCTTCTACATTCACGCGGCATTTAATAGCAGCATGTAAATCCACCTTACCTTCATTATATGCTATGATAACTTCTTCTATAGAATAGAAAACTTTACCTGAACCTTTGACTGGATTCTCAGGTGTAGACTCTTTAATATTTGTCATATAGTAAAGTCCGAGAACCATGTCCTGAGAAGGAAGTGTTACAGGTGTACCGTTTTGCGGGTTTAGGATATTATGCGAAGAAAGCATCAACAACTGACCTTCTAAAATAGCCTCATTGCTGAGTGGGACGTGCACCGCCATCTGGTCACCGTCAAAGTCCGCGTTGAATGCTGTAGTAACCAATGGGTGCAGTCTGATAGCTTTACCTTCGACTAGTTTAGGCATAAAAGCCTGAATAGATAGTCTATGTAGTGTCGGTGCTCTGTTCAATAAGACAGGGTGACCCTTTAAAATATTTTCTAAGATATCCCAGATAACAGCATCTTTTCTATCTACTAATTTTTTAGCAGATTTTACTGTTCGTACAATACCTCTTTCAATCAATTTTCTAATGATAAATGGCTTAAATAATTCTGCCGCCATATCTTTAGGCAAACCACACTCATGCATTTGAAGTGTAGGTCCTACCACAATAACAGAACGACCCGAATAGTCAACCCTTTTACCCAATAAGTTTTGACGAAAACGACCTTGCTTACCTTTTAATGAATCAGAAATAGATTTTAAGGCTCTTCCTCCTTCTGCTTTTACTGCATTAGATTTTCTAGAATTATCAAACAAGGAATCAACGGCTTCTTGAAGCATTCTCTTTTCATTTCTCAAGATGACCTCTGGTGCTTTAATCTCTACCAATCTCTTCAATCGATTATTTCTTATAATGACCCTTCTATAAAGATCATTCAAATCTGAAGATGCAAATCGACCACCATCCAATGGAACTAGAGGTCTCAATTCAGGAGGTACTACTGGCAACAAACTGATAACAGTCCATTCAGGCCTGTTCTCAATTCTTGTATTCGCCTCTCTGAATGCTTCTACCACACTCAATCTCTTCAAAGCTTCTTGCTTTCTTTGTCTTGAAGATTCTGTCTGAGCCTGATTTCTTAAATCATATGATAAATTATCTAGATCAATAGAAGTCAATAAATCACGAATTGCTTCGCCACCCATCTTAGCGATGAATTTATTAGGGTCCTTATCGTCTAACATATAGTTATTGGATAACTCCGGACTAGACATAGCAGCTAAATATTCCTCCTCAGTCAATAAATCCATTCTTTGATAGCTTCTTACTTCTTGCTCACCTTTCTCGTTTATGACATTGAGTTCACCTTTAGCAGCACCTGCCTGAATCACAACGTATTTCTCATAATAAACGATACTCTCGATATTCTTAGAGCTTACTCCCAATAAGTAACCAATTTTATTTGGCAAGGATCTAAAATACCAAATATGAACTACGGGCACCACCAATTGGATATGACCCATACGCTCTCTTCTTACTTTTTTCTCAGTTACCTCTACACCACATCGATCGCAAATAGTGCCCTTGTAGCGGATTCTTTTATACTTACCGCAATAGCACTCATAATCCTTTACCGGTCCAAATACTTTCTCGCAAAACAAACCATCTCTCTCAGGCTTGTAGGTACGATAGTTAATGGTTTCCGGCTTTGTAACTTCGCCTCTTGATCTTTCCTTAATAGCATCAGGTGATGCCAAGGTAATCGTCAATGATCTAAAGTCATTCTTTACTTGTGCTGTTCCTCTATTGATATATGCCATAATTTTAGTTGACAGTTTATTTAGTTTATTTAGTTTATTTGGTGGTCAGTAGTCAGTTAAAAGATATCAGTTTGTATTAACATACTGAACACATACCTCTAACCACTGATTGCTTCAGTTTAATCAAATCTTAAATCTAGCGCCAAGCCTCTTAATTCATGCGCCAATACATTGAAGGATTCTGGAAGACCGAATTGAGGAATATTATCACCTTTTACAATAGCCTCGTATGCTTTAGCTCTACCAGGAATATCATCGGATTTGATAGTTAACAATTCTCTCAAAATATTTGCGGCACCATAAGCTTCGATAGCCCAAACCTCCATCTCTCCAAAACGCTGACCTCCGAACTGAGCTTTACCACCAAGCGGCTGCTGAGTAATCAATGAGTAAGGACCTGTAGAACGAGCGTGCATTTTATCATCGACCATGTGACTTAATTTCAGCATATAGATAACTCCTACCGTAGTCTTTTGGTCAAAACGATCTCCTGTTTCACCATCATACAAATAGGTAGACCCTAGATGTGGAAGATCTGCTTTCTTCATCCATTCGTCGATTTCCTTAACTGTAGCGCCATCTAATACAGGCGTAGCGAATTTCACTCCTAGTTTTAAACCTGCCCATCCAAGAACAGACTCGTATACCTGACCCAAGTTCATACGTGAAGGTACACCTAGTGGATTCAACACTATATCTAATGGCTCACCGTTTTCTAAGAAAGGCATATCCTCTTCGCGCACTATCTTGGCCACGATACCTTTGTTACCATGACGTCCCGCCAACTTATCACCCACTTTTAATTTTCTCTTCACAGCTAAATGTACTTTAGCTAATTGAAGAACACCATTTGGTAATTCGTCTCCGATAGTAATATTATACTTCTCTCTCTTGTAGTAACCCGTGATTTCATTTAACTTCAAGTTAAAGTTGTGAATCACCTGCTTGACAAGTTCATTCGTCTTTTCATCCGAAGTCCAGTTATTGCCGTCTACATCTTTGTATTCGATATCTGAAAGAACCTTCGCTGTAAATTTAGAGCCTTTAGCTACCACTTCCTCCTTAAAGAAATTCTTTATAGAGTTCGATGTTTTTCCTGCCAACAATTTACCTAACTTATCAAAAAGAACAGTTTTAAGCTTTTTTGAATTAGCCTCAAATTCACTTTCTAAAGTGTCCAAAGCTATTTTCTCCTTTCCTTTTTTCTTTGTCTCCTTATTCGCTCTTGTAAACACTTTTGTATCAATCACGATACCTTCCGCACTTGGTGGAGCTTTTAGTGAAGCATCTTTCACATCGCCCGCCTTATCACCAAATATAGCTCTTAAAAGTTTTTCTTCAGGAGTAGGATCTGTCTCACCTTTAGGAGTAACCTTTCCTACCAAAATATCTCCTTCTTTCACTCTGGCTCCTAATCGAATGATTCCATCTTTTCCAAGATCTTTGGTAGCATCTTCAGAAACATTCGGAATATCTGCAGTAAGCTCTTCTTCGCCTAACTTGGTATCTCTCACCTCCAGATCATACTCTTCTATATGAACAGAAGTAAATATGTCATCCTTCAAAATTCGCTCAGAGATAACGATCGCATCTTCGAAATTGTAACCTTTCCATGGCATGAATGCTACCTTCAAATTCTGTCCGAGTGCTAACTCCCCTTGATTCGTAGCGAAACCTTCGCAAAGTACCTGACCCTTAGTTACTTTTTCTCCTTTCTTTACGATAGGCTTTAGGTTAATACAAGTTCCTTGGTTGGTGCGCTTAAACTTAGGTAGATGATAGGTGGTAATTTCATCATCGAAATTCACTATTTTCTCATCTTCTGTTCTTTCATAAAGTACTTGGATTCTTTCAGAATCTACATATACGACTTCTCCATTTCCTTCTGCGTTTAGAAGATTATTAGAATCCTGAGCTACAATAGCTTCAAATCCAGTACCGACAATCGGCGATTGTGGTTTTAACAAAGGCACTGCCTGTCTTTGCATGTTCGATCCCATCAAGGCTCTGTTTGCATCATCATGCTCTAAAAATGGAATTAAAGAAGCTGAAACACCTACAATTTGATTCGGTGCTACGTCTATATAATCCAGCGCTTCGGGAGTTACCAATGGGAAGTCACCTTGTTCTCTAGCCACGATTGCATCATCCTCGATCTTTCCGCTATCTGAAATGTTTATTTTAGCTTGAGCTATTATTTTTTCATCTTCATCATCAGCAGAGAGATATTCAGCCTTAGCCTTTAAGTCTATTTTCCCATCCTTGACCTTTAAGTAAGGAGTTTCCAAAAATCCTCTATCGTTTACTTTTGCGTATACACATAAAGTTGAAATCAAACCGATATTTGGTCCTTCTGGTGTTTCGATAGTACATAATCTACCATAATGAGAATAGTGAACGTCTCGTACTTCGAAACCTGCACGCTCTCTACTCAAACCTCCAGGGCCTAAAGCAGATACCCTTCTCTTATTCGTAATTTCAGCTAATGGATTTGTCTGGTCTAAGAATTGTGACAACTGTGAAGTACCGAAAAATGAGTTAATCACAGAACTCAAAGAGCGAGAATTAATCAAATCAATCGGAGAGAATACTTCGTTGTCTCTTACATTCATACGTTCGCGAATAGTTCTAGCCATTCTGGATAGACCTAGAGAAAACTGAGCAAACAATTGTTCACCAACTGTTCTTACTCTTCTATTACTCAAGTGATCGATATCATCAATCTCTGCTCTACCATTGACTAATTCTACCATATAGCTCACGATAGCTACGATATCTTTTTTAGTCAAAATTTTGGTTTCCATAGGCACATCTAAATTCAACTTTTGATTGATTTTGAATCGACCTACTTCGCCTAAATCATATCTTCTATCAGAGAAGAATAGTTTATCGATAACATCTCTTGCTGTTTCATCATCTGGAGCCTCTACGCCTCTTAACTGCCTGTAGATGGTATTTAATGCCTCTTTTTCACTGTTTGATGTATCTTTTTGTAACGTATTATAGATAATCGAATAATCTAGAACACTCTCCTCTTTTTGAAGTGTAACTGTTTCAATTTGCGCTTCTATAATTCTATCAGTCATCTCATCTGAGATAATCATATCTCTTTCAAAAATGACCTCATTTCTTTCAATAGAAACAACCTCCCCTGTATCTTCATCTACAAAGTCTTCTACCCATGTTTTGAGTAATCTGGCAGCTAACTTTCTACCCACTAATTTTTTTACATTGGCTTTGGTTACTTTTACCTCATCCGCTATATCAAAAAGATTCAAGATATCTCTATCTGTATCATATCCAATAGCTCTTAGTAGCATGGTTACTGGAAACTTCTTCTTTCTATCAATATATGCATACATCACATTATTGATATCAGTAGCAAATTCCATCCAAGCTCCTTTGAAAGGAATTACTCGTGCAGAATATATGGAGGTACCATTCGGGTGAACGGATTGTCCAAAAAATACGGAAGGAGATCTGTGTAATTGCGTGACTACTACTCTCTCTGCACCGTTTATTATAAATGTACCTTTATCGGTCATGTAAGGGATATTTCCCAAAAAGACATCTTGTACTATTGTTTTAAAATCTACGTGTTCTTCATCATTACATGACAATCTCAACTTAGCTCTCAATGGAACCGAGTATGTAAGACCTCGTTGTATAGACTCTTCTATGGAGTATCTCGGTGGATCAATATGATACTCTAAAAATTCGAGCAAGAAAATATTTCTCGCATCTGAAATAGGGAAATTCTCCTCAAAAACTCTGTATAGTTCTTCCTTATTTCGTAGATCCTGAGTGGTATCTACCTGAAAAAATTCCTTAAAGGACTGTCTTTGTATATCCAATAAATTTGGATATTCTGATTTTACTTTTGCTTTGCCAAAATTGACTCTTACTGCTTTGCTAGCTTGTGGCATATTATTGGGTTGTTTTTTTTTGTCAAAAGTTAGGTTTACATCATAAGTCTTTGACTACACCTTGATGTCATTTTCATAAACGTATTTAGGCCTGTACCATATGATACAAGCCTTATACGATTATTTGTCTAATTTGTCCCTGAGAACCAAGGATCAAATTACTTTAGCTCTACAGTAGCTCCTGCTTCCTCTAGTTGCTTCTTGATGTTTTCTGCATCTGCCTTAGAAGCTTTCTCCTTCACTACACCATTAGCATCTACGATATCTTTAGCTTCT
Proteins encoded in this region:
- the rpoB gene encoding DNA-directed RNA polymerase subunit beta, which produces MPQASKAVRVNFGKAKVKSEYPNLLDIQRQSFKEFFQVDTTQDLRNKEELYRVFEENFPISDARNIFLLEFLEYHIDPPRYSIEESIQRGLTYSVPLRAKLRLSCNDEEHVDFKTIVQDVFLGNIPYMTDKGTFIINGAERVVVTQLHRSPSVFFGQSVHPNGTSIYSARVIPFKGAWMEFATDINNVMYAYIDRKKKFPVTMLLRAIGYDTDRDILNLFDIADEVKVTKANVKKLVGRKLAARLLKTWVEDFVDEDTGEVVSIERNEVIFERDMIISDEMTDRIIEAQIETVTLQKEESVLDYSIIYNTLQKDTSNSEKEALNTIYRQLRGVEAPDDETARDVIDKLFFSDRRYDLGEVGRFKINQKLNLDVPMETKILTKKDIVAIVSYMVELVNGRAEIDDIDHLSNRRVRTVGEQLFAQFSLGLSRMARTIRERMNVRDNEVFSPIDLINSRSLSSVINSFFGTSQLSQFLDQTNPLAEITNKRRVSALGPGGLSRERAGFEVRDVHYSHYGRLCTIETPEGPNIGLISTLCVYAKVNDRGFLETPYLKVKDGKIDLKAKAEYLSADDEDEKIIAQAKINISDSGKIEDDAIVAREQGDFPLVTPEALDYIDVAPNQIVGVSASLIPFLEHDDANRALMGSNMQRQAVPLLKPQSPIVGTGFEAIVAQDSNNLLNAEGNGEVVYVDSERIQVLYERTEDEKIVNFDDEITTYHLPKFKRTNQGTCINLKPIVKKGEKVTKGQVLCEGFATNQGELALGQNLKVAFMPWKGYNFEDAIVISERILKDDIFTSVHIEEYDLEVRDTKLGEEELTADIPNVSEDATKDLGKDGIIRLGARVKEGDILVGKVTPKGETDPTPEEKLLRAIFGDKAGDVKDASLKAPPSAEGIVIDTKVFTRANKETKKKGKEKIALDTLESEFEANSKKLKTVLFDKLGKLLAGKTSNSIKNFFKEEVVAKGSKFTAKVLSDIEYKDVDGNNWTSDEKTNELVKQVIHNFNLKLNEITGYYKREKYNITIGDELPNGVLQLAKVHLAVKRKLKVGDKLAGRHGNKGIVAKIVREEDMPFLENGEPLDIVLNPLGVPSRMNLGQVYESVLGWAGLKLGVKFATPVLDGATVKEIDEWMKKADLPHLGSTYLYDGETGDRFDQKTTVGVIYMLKLSHMVDDKMHARSTGPYSLITQQPLGGKAQFGGQRFGEMEVWAIEAYGAANILRELLTIKSDDIPGRAKAYEAIVKGDNIPQFGLPESFNVLAHELRGLALDLRFD